In Ciconia boyciana chromosome 3, ASM3463844v1, whole genome shotgun sequence, a genomic segment contains:
- the LOC140649985 gene encoding uncharacterized protein: protein MCCHAQSLPEESELQQPVKSAEVFQHLGCNEAVEFGEENTPNESMMDVEFLQKDNSPSKPKHTENESEIDRRKLDVDRYDKIKTDRTLKQFSNFSGQESSINGNRENKLHTEQENLMDFGNQSKEENGRKDCFVSAESCVGVNNDPGEMLNEQIVNGESQKTEGVSKKLPEVEMIHETTGKNCSRKAGSDVPTKEVCEMQSETNFELTTKKDEVTPKTGKRGLAIGPYKQQHFSPRTYFECQHKEYCFTESNSHNTLNSEDREFQVCGEKGDSLSGVRSATPLEKITSSFRELAVHNGGEKTKLNLQSVSNPGVSGSVERDTNKLHGASLDKSYFIAEDEILEKTNLNPNEAKTTMRETLSVSSGNISENQYAAKVSESYPLDFEVSPVQSDPSLGPELLGSAGDLNANIALSEILSGGEDYFLLSEHGLAKKLLSHDEKVSEKKISQGKICGLDNISISGRKQSGEDQLEQGQKWKDLLLVAEMDSMDKGHSTKVPGKNTELQKTFCKKPGKKASLEKRERQKKSNNNTEEKRNTTIIKVPEFLCNANETVNLRMILNQSKSTFESQNMSRSSDLKLI, encoded by the coding sequence ATGTGCTGTCATGCTCAGAGCTTACCAGAGGAGAGTGAACTCCAGCAACCTGTGAAGTCAGCTGAAGTCTTTCAACATTTGGGATGTAATGAAGCTGTTGAATTCGGAGAGGAAAACACACCTAATGAAAGCATGATGGATGTGGAATTTTTGCAAAAAGATAACTCTCCCAGTAAAcctaaacacacagaaaatgaatcagaaattgacagaagaaaattagatGTAGACAGATATGATAAAATCAAAACTGATAGAACATTAAAGcaattttcaaatttcagtggtCAAGAAAGTAGCATTAATggcaacagagaaaataagctGCATACGGAGCAAGAGAATTTAATGGATTTTGGTAATcaaagtaaagaagaaaatggtagaaaagattgttttgtttcagctgagagCTGTGTGGGTGTGAACAACGATCCTGGTGAAATGTTAAATGAGCAAATTGTTAATGGAGAGAGTCAGAAAACAGAGGGAGTATCAAAGAAGCTGCCTGAAGTGGAAATGATACACgaaaccacaggaaaaaattgttcAAGAAAGGCAGGGAGTGATGTTCCAACAAAGGAAGTATGTGAGATGCAATCAGAAACTAATTTTGAGCTAACAACGAAGAAAGATGAAGTTACTCCAAAAACTGGAAAGCGTGGCCTGGCTATCGGCCCTTACAAGCAGCAACATTTTTCACCAAGAACTTATTTTGAATGTCAGCATAAAGAATATTGCTTTACAGAAAGTAATAGCCATAATACTTTAAACTCTGAAGACAGAGAGTTTCAAGTGTGTGGTGAAAAAGGTGACTCTCTCTCAGGTGTAAGGAGTGCAACACCTTTAGAAAAAATCACATCCTCTTTCAGAGAGCTGGCAGTGCACAATGGAGgtgaaaaaacaaagttaaatttGCAGTCTGTGAGCAATCCAGGCGTTTCTGGTAGTGTTGAAAGGGACACAAATAAACTGCATGGAGCATCTCTGGATAAAAGTTACTTCATAGCAGAAGATGAAAtcctagaaaaaacaaatttaaatccAAATGAAGCCAAGACTACCATGCGAGAAACTTTGTctgtttcttcaggaaatatttcagagaatcAGTATGCAGCAAAAGTCTCTGAATCTTATCCATTAGATTTTGAAGTGTCACCAGTGCAGAGTGATCCAAGTTTAGGTCCGGAATTGTTAGGAAGTGCTGgtgatttaaatgcaaatatagcCCTCTCGGAAATTCTTTCTGGAGGAGAGGATTATTTTCTATTATCAGAACATGGATTAGCAAAAAAACTTTTGAGTCACGATGAGAAAgtaagtgagaagaaaatatcacAGGGTAAAATTTGTGGTTTGGACAATATAAGTATAAGTGGGAGGAAGCAGAGTGGAGAAGACCAGTTAGAACAGGGTCAGAAATGGAAAGATTTATTGCTAGTTGCAGAAATGGACAGTATGGATAAGGGTCATAGCACAAAGGTACCTGGAAAAAACACTGAACTCCAGAAAACATTCTGTaaaaaaccagggaaaaaagcctcacttgaaaaaagagaaaggcaaaaaaaaagcaacaacaatactgaagagaaaaggaacacGACTATTATTAAGGTACCAGAGTTTTTATGCAATGCAAATGAAACAGTTAATTTAAGAATGATTCTAAACCAATCTAAGTCAACATTTGAATCTCAAAATATGTCAAGGTCAAGTGATTTAAAGTTGATTTAA